One window from the genome of Immundisolibacter sp. encodes:
- a CDS encoding acyl-CoA dehydrogenase family protein, translated as MDFAFTDEQLAIREAVSRYGAERLAPRYMQREKTGFEPGLIQEMGGLGYIAPEMPEDMGGAGLDAVTSGLIVEEVARHDFNVSYVQLMGSLCATILTRHAQPDLAREVVGQICRGEALVGLGLTEPGGGSDAANLKLRATRKGDVYVLKGEKASASFAAHMHKIVVFARTGTQEDRAKGISAFLVDMDSPGITRLPYDDLGTKPVGRGSVFFDDVQVPAGRILGDENRGFGQVMQGFDYSRGLIGLQCLGAARASLDETWAYVSEREAFGRPLAKFQGVTEPLAEFETLLEACRLLCFKTLWLRDRGLPHTSEAAMVKWWAPKLSFDCIHQCLITQGHYGYSTDLPHQQRLRDVLGLQIGDGTAQIQKMIISREKVGRVAVPYA; from the coding sequence ATGGATTTCGCCTTCACGGACGAACAGCTCGCCATCCGCGAGGCGGTCAGCCGCTATGGCGCCGAGCGCCTGGCGCCGCGCTACATGCAGCGCGAGAAAACCGGCTTCGAGCCGGGCCTGATCCAGGAAATGGGCGGCCTGGGCTACATCGCCCCGGAGATGCCGGAGGACATGGGCGGCGCCGGACTGGATGCCGTCACCTCGGGCCTGATCGTGGAGGAAGTCGCCCGCCACGACTTCAATGTCTCCTACGTGCAGCTCATGGGTTCCCTGTGCGCCACCATCCTCACCCGCCACGCGCAGCCGGACCTGGCACGCGAGGTGGTCGGTCAGATCTGCCGCGGCGAGGCGCTGGTCGGGTTGGGCCTGACCGAACCGGGCGGCGGCTCGGACGCGGCTAACCTGAAACTGCGCGCCACCCGCAAGGGCGACGTCTACGTGCTCAAGGGCGAGAAAGCCTCCGCCTCGTTCGCCGCCCACATGCACAAGATCGTCGTGTTCGCCCGCACCGGCACGCAGGAAGATCGCGCCAAGGGCATCAGTGCGTTTCTGGTCGACATGGACAGCCCCGGCATCACCCGCCTGCCGTATGACGACCTGGGCACCAAGCCGGTCGGCCGCGGTTCGGTGTTCTTCGACGACGTGCAAGTACCCGCCGGGCGCATCCTGGGCGACGAGAATCGCGGCTTCGGGCAGGTCATGCAAGGCTTCGACTACAGCCGCGGCCTGATCGGCCTGCAATGCCTGGGCGCTGCCCGCGCCTCGCTGGACGAAACCTGGGCCTACGTCAGCGAGCGCGAGGCGTTTGGCCGGCCGCTGGCCAAGTTCCAGGGCGTCACCGAGCCGCTGGCCGAGTTCGAGACCCTGCTGGAAGCCTGCCGCCTGCTGTGCTTCAAGACCCTGTGGCTGCGCGACCGCGGCCTGCCGCACACGTCCGAAGCGGCCATGGTCAAGTGGTGGGCGCCCAAACTGTCCTTCGACTGTATCCACCAGTGCCTGATCACTCAGGGTCACTATGGCTACAGCACCGACTTGCCACACCAGCAGCGCCTGCGGGACGTGCTGGGCTTGCAGATCGGCGACGGCACGGCGCAGATCCAGAAAATGATCATCTCGCGCGAGAAGGTGGGCCGCGTGGCGGTGCCCTATGCCTGA